A portion of the Musa acuminata AAA Group cultivar baxijiao chromosome BXJ1-1, Cavendish_Baxijiao_AAA, whole genome shotgun sequence genome contains these proteins:
- the LOC103973633 gene encoding tyrosine-protein phosphatase DSP3, whose product MILEAAVQEGDAVVLGPILQREGEILTRSIGGDVLLLPPSNFGVVDRGIYRSGFPSEENFPFLKALNVRSIVYLCPEPYPKVNAEFVRSQGIRLFQFGIEGSRESFVTVSNRPIMEALRVLLDIRNHPILIHCKRGKHRTGCLVGCFRKLQNWCLSSMHEEYIKFASPKIRPSDMRFIEMFDVSHMMHCVLGIIYRYHGFGHQAPRLVYQKA is encoded by the exons ATGATCTTGGAAGCTGCTGTGCAGGAGGGGGATGCAGTAGTTTTAGGGCCAATCTTGCAGCGGGAGGGAGAAATCCTAACGAGGAGCATTGGCGGGGATGTGCTGCTGCTTCCGCCTTCTAACTTCGGGGTGGTGGACCGAGGGATCTACCGCTCCGGGTTCCCCAGCGAGGAAAATTTCCCCTTCTTGAAGGCTCTGAACGTGCGATCCATCGT GTACCTGTGCCCGGAGCCGTACCCAAAGGTCAATGCCGAGTTCGTGAGGTCGCAGGGGATTCGGCTTTTCCAGTTTGGGATTGAAGGAAGCCGG GAGTCATTTGTAACTGTATCTAACCGTCCTATCATGGAGGCTCTAAGAGTCTTACTTG ATATTAGGAACCATCCTATTCTAATCCACTGCAAACGAGGAAAG CATCGGACTGGTTGCCTTGTCGGCTGTTTCAGAAAATTGCAGAATTGGTGCCTATCCTCCATGCACGAAGAATACATAAAATTTGCATCACCCAAGATTCGGCCATCAGACATGAGATTTATTGAGATGTTTGATGTTTCACACATGATGCATTGCGTACTTGGTATTATTTATAGGTACCACGGTTTTGGTCACCAGGCTCCACGCCTTGTTTATCAAAAGGCATAG